A stretch of Henckelia pumila isolate YLH828 chromosome 4, ASM3356847v2, whole genome shotgun sequence DNA encodes these proteins:
- the LOC140859828 gene encoding protein LIGHT-DEPENDENT SHORT HYPOCOTYLS 10 has product MERGKDLSEGDSSAAAAAITPSRYESQKRRDWNTFGQFLKNQRPPVSLSQCNSNHVLDFLRYLDQFGKTKVHLQGCIFFGQPEPPAPCACPLRQAWGSLDALIGRLRAAYEENGGSPENNPFASGAIRIYLREVKECQAKARGIPYKKKKKKTTGSSSSSSGRPDDDSNSPSSMPFS; this is encoded by the coding sequence ATGGAGAGAGGAAAAGATTTGTCCGAAGGGGATTCgtcggcggcggcggcggctatTACTCCCAGCCGCTACGAGTCCCAGAAGAGGAGGGACTGGAACACTTTCGGCCAGTTCTTGAAAAACCAGAGGCCTCCGGTGTCGCTGTCTCAGTGCAACAGCAACCACGTGCTGGATTTCTTGAGGTACTTGGATCAGTTCGGAAAGACTAAGGTTCACTTGCAAGGCTGCATCTTTTTCGGGCAGCCGGAGCCTCCGGCGCCTTGCGCCTGCCCACTGAGGCAGGCTTGGGGTAGCCTCGATGCACTCATCGGCAGGCTTCGTGCCGCCTACGAGGAAAACGGCGGATCGCCGGAAAACAACCCGTTTGCCAGCGGCGCAATCAGGATTTATCTGAGGGAAGTCAAGGAATGCCAAGCTAAGGCCAGAGGGATCCCTtacaagaagaagaagaagaagacgactggaagtagtagtagtagtagtggaAGGCCTGATGATGATTCCAATTCCCCCAGTTCTATGCCATTTTCTTGA